The following are encoded together in the Hemicordylus capensis ecotype Gifberg chromosome 4, rHemCap1.1.pri, whole genome shotgun sequence genome:
- the LOC128323078 gene encoding heat shock protein 30C-like, producing the protein MAGYSRDERPHLHHRTSRKSTWLYREPAVEYVPVGLPPKSLLDKLVCDMQVHLEEMERMRAVLVDAYPCLASSWVGSGGGARNRSSRYGGGSLAAEDEDDAGGSSSSSSSNYRFAVSVAGFSPEELSVKLDGRKVTVSGKHTKKTEEEGCVSHEYREVRKEVRLPDDANLDAVACTLAPEGGCLRIEAPRLTSPPAEERAIPITIRQGPDPPAAAAPPLAPAIAAGSLPEAKEAPPPQPPPANPEATPPPAAQ; encoded by the coding sequence ATGGCGGGCTACTCCCGAGACGAGCGGCCGCACCTGCACCACCGCACCAGCCGCAAATCCACGTGGCTCTACCGGGAGCCCGCCGTCGAATACGTCCCGGTGGGGCTGCCCCCCAAGAGCCTGCTGGACAAGCTGGTGTGCGACATGCAGGTGCACCTGGAGGAGATGGAGCGGATGCGAGCCGTGCTGGTGGACGCCTACCCGTGCCTGGCCTCCTCCTGggtgggcagcggcggcggggccaggaACCGGTCCAGCAGGTACGGCGGCGGCTCCCTGGCCGCCGAGGACGAAGACGAcgccggcggcagcagcagcagcagcagcagcaactaccGCTTCGCCGTCAGCGTGGCCGGCTTCTCCCCGGAGGAGCTGTCGGTGAAGCTGGACGGCAGGAAGGTGACGGTGAGCGGCAAACACACCAAGAAGACGGAGGAGGAGGGCTGCGTCTCGCACGAGTACCGCGAGGTGCGCAAGGAGGTCCGCCTGCCCGACGACGCCAACCTCGACGCCGTGGCCTGCACCCTCGCCCCCGAGGGCGGCTGCCTGCGCATCGAGGCGCCGCGCCTGACCTCGCCGCCGGCCGAGGAGAGGGCCATCCCCATCACCATCCGCCAAGGCCCCGAcccgccggcggcggcggcgcccccTCTCGCGCCAGCCATCGCAGCAGGCAGCCTCCCCGAGGCCAAGgaggcgccgccgccgcagccgccgccTGCCAACCCCGAAGCGACTCCGCCGCCGGCGGCCCAGTAG